ATTACCCTAACACTTTCTTCTTCAACCGTTACTAGGAATTATTTCTTTTGACAAACTGAATAATAGTTTTTAAGATTGAAATAAAGATATTTCTACTCTCGAAATATTTGGATGAGATAACATTCTATTCTCTTGTACCATCCTTTACTCAAACTTATGATTGAAAGTTGGCTGAATATGGCAAACGAAACTGAAGCTTCTTTTCACCTTGATAAGAAGCAAAAATCAAATTTAACTTTGCTTTTATGTATTATTTTAACGTTTACCGTCATGAACGGGACGATGTTCAATGTAACAATTCCAGACATTGCCGAGGAGTTCAATCTTCTTCCTTCCGAAGTAAGCTGGGTAATGACTGGTTACATTTTAGTTTTTGCTGTCGGCTCTCTTATGTATGGAAAGCTTGCTGACATTTACCCTATAAAAACATTGCTCACCATTGGGCTTATCCTATTTGCAGCCGGAGCAACATTAGGTCTGTTATCGACGAATTATCCGATGCTGCTTGCTGCACGTATTTTACAAGCTATGGGTGGAGCTACTATACCAGCACTTGCTTTTATTATTCCTGCACGTTTTATGCCAAATGAGCGTGGAAAAGTATTTGGGATTGTCTCTTCAACCGTTGCGTTTGCTTCTGGGGTTGGACCGATCGCAGGAGGACTCATCGGTGGAGCGTTTAATTGGCGCCTTTTATTCATATTTTCCATTTTAGCACTCTTGGCGATTCCTTTATTACGTAAGTGGATCCCAGATGAAGAAAAACGTGAAGGTTCAATAGATATTATTGGTGCGATTCTTATAGCACTTAGTGTCAGTAGTTTGTTAATGTTCATCACTAGTTTAAATGTATGGGCCCTAATTTTTAGCTTGATTATTTTTATCGTATTTGCTTGGCGAACATCTGTCGTGAAAGAGCCCTTTATCCAGCCAGCGATGTTAAAAAATAAATATTATGCGACTACGATTGCAACGAGTTTCTTAGGGACGATGGCAATGTTCGGAATGATTTTTGTTATCCCGATTATGGCGCGTGACATTTACGACCTGAACACAATCCAAATTGGTCTCCTCCTTTTCCCAGGTGCGATGGCGGCGGGGCTGATCGGACAATTCGGTGGAAAACTCGTTGATCAAAAAGGGAGTTATCCGGTTATTCGGCTTGCGTTTTTATTTGTTATCGCAGGTACATTATTAATTTCTACTTTCACTGGCTTTCCAGTCTGGATTATTGCAATTAGTATTCTCGTCCAATATATCGCTTTTCCACTTATTCAAAGCTCAACCGCAAATTTATTAACGATTGTTGTCCCATCTAACAAAACCGGTGTTGGTATTGGGTTGTTTAATTTGCTGAATTTCATGTCAGGGGCAATCGCAAGTGCAGTTTTTGGTGCTTATTTAGACTTACAACAAGCAAACCTTTCATTTAACCCCCTCGTTAGTATTGGCGAACATACGATTTATGCGAACTTATTTATTGGGTTAACAGTTGTAACAATCTTTGCCCGTTGGTTATTTTCACACGTATATAAAGACCACGAAACGGTAAAACAAAGGAACTAACATCGACTCTCTTAAGCTGTCTCATCTGTGAACAAACACGGATGAAACAGCTTATTTTTTTTGTAATAAAAAGGCGAAAATTTTTTTAAAAAAACTCTTCCCTTTTTACTCACCATCTTTTATAATTCCGTTAGAAAGAGTTAAACGAAGTAAACTTATATATACTCGTAATAAAACGTTTTAATCGTTTATATCGGTGGTAAATGACAATATAACGATAAATATAAACAATTATCGTCTCTTTCAGAAAAAAAGGAGGGTTTACAATGAGAGGAATTTGGTTCTTTTTAGGGGTAACACTTTTCTTCGCTGTAATCGGTTACACATTTAATGGTGATGAAACGAATGCCCAAGAAAGTGCGCAGAAAAAAATCTTTAAAGAAGTTAGTGGGGTTGTGTTGAACATAGAAGAGGACTACCTCTTGTTAGGACCCGCTGATTCAGAAATTGAGGCTGTAAATTGGAGAATGAGTAATGAAGGACAGGAAGGAAAGCCAGTTAAATTATATTTCTTAGATGATCGCAGACCCCTTGTTCAAGAAGGTGCTTTCGTTCAAGGATTCGCAAGAGACAACCCACAGTCACCTACTTATTCCTTACTTGATGTATCAGCAAAAGTTTATTAACTGTAAAGCCTAAGGTGATTAAACATTCACCTTAGGCTTTTTTAAACATTTATATCGTTTCATCGAAAAACTTCCCTTTGCCAGTGAGTTTCTTTTCATGATATTTTAGTAACTCAGAAAAAGGGATCGTACTTTCTTCTTCATGATCTTCATAATGGTGTTTCGTCTTGTCTTTTAATGCATCAAAAAATTCAGGTCGCTGAACAGGCTCTGTTTTGCTGATCATAGGTGAACGAGATGTTTGACGATTACTATAAAGCAATGTTTGTTCATCTTTTACTAATGGAATATACCCCATATATATCACCTCTCTATATTCATTAATCCCCTCTTCTTTAAATCTGTATGCGTGATTTTTCGAAAGAATCTAAAAACTTATCTTATTTAAACCATTCCCCGTCAGGAATTCATTTCCCTCTTTTTTCTCCCCACTAGTTTTGTCACTTTTTAGGAAATGTAGTCGTCCACTCTTTCTCCGTAACGAAAAAACTTTTATCGAACATCCTCTATATGTATATTCTCGTTTTTGGTAAGATGGAATGAGTATTTTATTTTTCGGAGGTCAAAAATGAACCGAGCAATGATCAATGGTCATACGTATGATCTTTCTTCTTTACAACGAGGAGAACTAACAAAAGTTTTTCACTTAACAAAAAAACACGAAGCAACTTGCACTATTTGTCACAAACAAGTGCAATTACATTTATTCATCAAACAACCACCAATGTTTTCACATATCGATGAATCTGAGGATTGTAAGGAATCAGCGCCTTCAGTAAAAGTTTCTACACAGACAACAGAAAAGAGCGAACCTGGAGGAATGATCACATTACCAAAAAGTAAATCGATTCAAAACCGTTCCGTAGAAACCGTCGGGATTTCTAACTGGAAACCTCCGATATGTTTGGATCCGAAGGTTGCATGGAAAGAAGAAAAACACGAAAGTTTCACATTCCAAGAAAAAATGTTTAGTCATGACCAACTTCAAGCAGTAAAAAGTATAAATGGACCCCACCTAATCATCGCTGGTGCTGGTAGTGGAAAGACAAGGGTTTTAACCGCAAGAACTGCTTATATGATTTCTGAAAATCTTGTATCTCCAAAACAAATCATGCTAGTGACATTCACTCAAAAAGCCGCTCAGGAAATGAAACGCCGTTTAGCAACCGAGTTTTCATTACCACAAGAAGCTGTACAATCAATAGTAATGGGGACGTTCCACTCGCTCTTTTACCGAATGCTGATGCATCATCAACCTGATCGTTGGCGACAAGATCAGCTTTTATCAAAGAAGTGGCAGCAAGAACGTATTTTTCAGCAATTACTTATTCACATGAAATTAGACGAAAAAGATGTAGCAATGGATGTCCATATGGTACGAATTTCAGCTTGGAAAAATGAGTTATTGTTTCCTGATCAAATCGAACCTGCCGATGCTGAAGAAGAAGAAACATTAACATTTTATAAAGCGTACGAAGACTATAAAAAGAGGGAAAATTTGTTTGATTTCGATGATATGCTTATCGGTTGTTACCAAATGTTAAAAGAAAATCCTGATCTTCTTCAGCTTTATCAAAACCGATTTAAACATTTTATGATTGATGAGTTTCAAGATATAAACCTTGTTCAATATGAAATCATGAAAATGATGGCTCTCCCTGAAAATCAACTATGTGTAGTTGGTGATGATGACCAGTCGATTTACCGCTTCCGTGGAAGCCATCCAAAGTATATTCTTAACTTCCAAGAAGAGTTTCCTCATGCGAAAAAAATCGTGTTAGCAAACAATTACCGTTCTACTTATGAAATTGTAGATGCTGCAAACAAAGTGATTCAAAAGAATAGTGATCGCCATGTTAAAGAGATGTATGCACTAGCTAGCAGTGAAGAAAAGCCAACTGTTATTTTTCCATATGATGAAGAAGAAGAAGCGTTTTATATTATTGAAGATATAAAAAAGAAATACGTTCACGGGGAAAATGACGATGATTTTGCGATTCTATACCGCACACACGTACAATCGCGAGCGTTGTTTGAGCTCCTTCTTGAAGAGGACATACCGTTTACGATTGATAAAGGCAGTGATGTGTTTTATGAGCGCTCGATTGTAAAACATACGTTAGCTTTTTTTCACATTGCCGAGAATGAAAATGATACTGAAGCGATGGAGAAGTTATTAAGAGTCTGGTTTTTAAAAAAGACTGCACTTCGAGAGTTAGAAAGGTTAACGATCTTAGAGGATAAAAGTCTATTACAATGTGTGACAAGCTTGGAAGGGCTGCCGGCATTTCAGTCTCGTAAATTAAAACGGATCTTGCCAATGTTTAAGAGATTGCGAAAAATGCCATTAGAAGATGCAATGCAGCAAATCTATGAAGAAATGGGCATGAAAGAATATATTCGTAAAAACGGCAAAGAAGGGAATGGATATGATAAAGGCTCAGATGATTGGGCAGAGCTTATTACATTAACGAAAAAACATCGTGATATTTTATCTTTCTTAGAACATATTAAATTTGTTAGTCGCGCACATCGTGAAAAAAAAGCAGAAAAAGACCGTTACGGCGTTCAACTCATGTCGATTCACCAGTCAAAAGGTCTAGAATTTCCATATGTATACGTCATCGGCTGTAACGACGGCACTCTTCCCCATGAATATGCATTAGACTGTTTAAGAGATGGAGATAAACAATTTTTCGAAGAAGAAAGACGTTTACTATACGTCGCCATGACTAGAGCCATTGAAACACTCACTCTCTCAGTTACTGACTTCAGACGTGGTAAGCGAGCTTCCCCATCACGGTTTCTAAAAGTTTTTCCTGAAATAAAAAAGGAGCTATAATGGTCCGCTAAAATTCATCACCTCTATTTACTCTTATGATATTTCCACAAAAACCCAGGTGCCTAGCACCTGGGTTTTTGTGGAAAAACATTCCTTTCTTTACCTCGTTCTTATTCTTCCTCCACAATTGCAACCTTTCTTCCTTGGTCTAGATGCTGTGTTACGTAGTTTCGTCCCCTTTTTCACAACTCGGTTACTCTCCAAAACCTTGCCTACTGCTTGTCTGTCTCTATTGGCCATAACCCTTCAACTCTTTTTTATTAATTTATGAGGTGGATACATTTTTGTGAAGTCATATCTCCCTATTTTATTTCAACTTATCGTTTTCATTGAATACTTTTATATAAGAGTTCTAATATAACAGACTAAGGAGAGGTGAACGACTTGAAAGGTCAGCGAATTGGCGACAAATATTTTAAGCAGCAATTATTAATAAATGATCCGAATACATCACGTTTTGTACCTAAAATGAAAGTGTTTACTGACCATAACTTTTGGGTCTTCCTTAATGAGTATAAAAAAGTTGTTATTAAACCAATTCGAGGCTCACTAGGTAAAGGACTCATTTTCATAACTAAGACAGAACCTGACATATATGACGTACATTCATTGAATCAAAGAAAAGTCATTTCAGGAAAAAATAACGTCCTTACTTTTATAAAAAGTAATGTTAAAGCAAAGAGTATGATCCAACATTATATACCATTAGTCAAAGTAAAAGAGCAGCCATTAGATTTTAGGCTTATTTGTCAAAGAGAAAAAGGGTCCAATGAATGGGTCGTAACTGGAAAGTACGCAAGGGTTGCCCACGCTGATTATGCTGTGACAAATATGACAAAAGGTGCAAGTATCTTAACCGTTGAAGATGCTTTATCCCAATCAAACCTTTGTAATGATACAACTAATGACATCTCACTTACATTAAATAAAGTCGCTATATCCGTTGCAAGATGTTTATCTAAACAATTTCATAAACAATTGATCTGGGGATGTGACCTTGCCGTAGCAGATGATGGGTCGGTATGGATTATCGAAGCAAACAGCAACCCACAAACGAATGGCTTTAACCAGCTAGAAACCTTGCAACCAATGCTGCACCTTATTAACCAATATAAGCAACGAAACAAAAACTTTTGGAAATGAAAAAGGACACCCACTTTTTCCTCTTGAGTATCCTTAACACATTTATCTTTTTATTGACTTAATAAGTATTTGGCATAGTCCATTAATGTTTTGTGAACTTTTTCCTATTTATCTGAAACAAGGTCTTTCACTCGGAAGGTCAATGTTTCATAAGATAATTCACTTCAATAAAATACCATCGATTGTAACACTTACATCAACTTAAGTCGCCAATGTGAGGAAGCTTATTTTCTCTAGGCGCTTTCTAGTGATTTCGCTGAATTCTTAGATATTTCACCTATATATGCACCAATAGACTGATAAAGCATACTCTAATATTGACTTAGAGTCAAAACGTTTATCACGAAGGAGGAAAAAGAATGGGCTGTGGTAAAAAATTTGACACAGGTAACTGTGTTTGTGATGTTTTACTAGATATTGCAGATGCGCAAGATCAAACAACAGATACTGATTGTATCACAAGTTGTGAACAGTCAATTAGAGAATTACTAGGCGGAATGGCTCCTACAAACTTTAATACAGTTCCTTTCCAGTTACTTTGCGCTTGTGAAGATGAGCCGTTTACTGCAACTGGATATGTTAGAACAAACGGTACGGCAGCAGTGATCGAATCTTCATTTTTCCGTGTAGATTCAATTGATGAAAAAGACTGCTGTGCAGTATTAGAGCTTCTTATCGCACCAGAAATTGGTGAAGATGGTGAAATTAACCTAGACGATTTTGAACGTACTGGAGCTTGTATTACAGTTGACTTGAAATGTTTCTGCGGAGTTGTGTGCTTACCAGCTGTTTACTTGCCATCTGCATAATGGCAATTCCTTAAAAAAAAGCCTTAG
The Bacillus shivajii DNA segment above includes these coding regions:
- a CDS encoding ATP-dependent helicase, which gives rise to MNRAMINGHTYDLSSLQRGELTKVFHLTKKHEATCTICHKQVQLHLFIKQPPMFSHIDESEDCKESAPSVKVSTQTTEKSEPGGMITLPKSKSIQNRSVETVGISNWKPPICLDPKVAWKEEKHESFTFQEKMFSHDQLQAVKSINGPHLIIAGAGSGKTRVLTARTAYMISENLVSPKQIMLVTFTQKAAQEMKRRLATEFSLPQEAVQSIVMGTFHSLFYRMLMHHQPDRWRQDQLLSKKWQQERIFQQLLIHMKLDEKDVAMDVHMVRISAWKNELLFPDQIEPADAEEEETLTFYKAYEDYKKRENLFDFDDMLIGCYQMLKENPDLLQLYQNRFKHFMIDEFQDINLVQYEIMKMMALPENQLCVVGDDDQSIYRFRGSHPKYILNFQEEFPHAKKIVLANNYRSTYEIVDAANKVIQKNSDRHVKEMYALASSEEKPTVIFPYDEEEEAFYIIEDIKKKYVHGENDDDFAILYRTHVQSRALFELLLEEDIPFTIDKGSDVFYERSIVKHTLAFFHIAENENDTEAMEKLLRVWFLKKTALRELERLTILEDKSLLQCVTSLEGLPAFQSRKLKRILPMFKRLRKMPLEDAMQQIYEEMGMKEYIRKNGKEGNGYDKGSDDWAELITLTKKHRDILSFLEHIKFVSRAHREKKAEKDRYGVQLMSIHQSKGLEFPYVYVIGCNDGTLPHEYALDCLRDGDKQFFEEERRLLYVAMTRAIETLTLSVTDFRRGKRASPSRFLKVFPEIKKEL
- a CDS encoding MFS transporter gives rise to the protein MANETEASFHLDKKQKSNLTLLLCIILTFTVMNGTMFNVTIPDIAEEFNLLPSEVSWVMTGYILVFAVGSLMYGKLADIYPIKTLLTIGLILFAAGATLGLLSTNYPMLLAARILQAMGGATIPALAFIIPARFMPNERGKVFGIVSSTVAFASGVGPIAGGLIGGAFNWRLLFIFSILALLAIPLLRKWIPDEEKREGSIDIIGAILIALSVSSLLMFITSLNVWALIFSLIIFIVFAWRTSVVKEPFIQPAMLKNKYYATTIATSFLGTMAMFGMIFVIPIMARDIYDLNTIQIGLLLFPGAMAAGLIGQFGGKLVDQKGSYPVIRLAFLFVIAGTLLISTFTGFPVWIIAISILVQYIAFPLIQSSTANLLTIVVPSNKTGVGIGLFNLLNFMSGAIASAVFGAYLDLQQANLSFNPLVSIGEHTIYANLFIGLTVVTIFARWLFSHVYKDHETVKQRN
- a CDS encoding CotY/CotZ family spore coat protein; this translates as MGCGKKFDTGNCVCDVLLDIADAQDQTTDTDCITSCEQSIRELLGGMAPTNFNTVPFQLLCACEDEPFTATGYVRTNGTAAVIESSFFRVDSIDEKDCCAVLELLIAPEIGEDGEINLDDFERTGACITVDLKCFCGVVCLPAVYLPSA
- a CDS encoding YheC/YheD family protein, encoding MKGQRIGDKYFKQQLLINDPNTSRFVPKMKVFTDHNFWVFLNEYKKVVIKPIRGSLGKGLIFITKTEPDIYDVHSLNQRKVISGKNNVLTFIKSNVKAKSMIQHYIPLVKVKEQPLDFRLICQREKGSNEWVVTGKYARVAHADYAVTNMTKGASILTVEDALSQSNLCNDTTNDISLTLNKVAISVARCLSKQFHKQLIWGCDLAVADDGSVWIIEANSNPQTNGFNQLETLQPMLHLINQYKQRNKNFWK